aaaacaaatatctgtccTACtaacacacatcagacacagtttgtgaactttaaaaccaaaacaatgagcttaACGAGGCTAAAAAGCTCTGTAGACATAAGGTGAAATGTAAAATTGGCAGATAAATCTCTCACTTCATCGGTATTTGTAATACCGTTCACATTACATAGTCATTTGATCAATTATTAATTAAGAATAAATCTATTAGAGTCGCTTCCGAGGCCTGTCTctgctaacaaataaacctGCATTAACTGTTTTGGCCGCTAGGAGGCAGCACTGACACATGTCCATGTATccagttgatgtttttttaaaccggTGAGTCAATACCAGTGCTATGCATAACCATCTGAAGCTGCACCTGCTTAGGTAACGCTAGCAGCAGTGTGCCTgaatgcgtgcgtgcgtgtgtgagtgtgtgtgtgtgtgtttgagtgtttacCTTGTGATTCCCCCAGAGCCTGGCCAGGCCGTTGGGGTCCATGATGCGGAAGACTTTGCTCTCTGGATCCTCCCAGCGGATGTAGTTCTCGTACCTGCTGTCTGACAGGAGCTGGTAGACGTAGTCCCACAGCAGCCTGCAGTCTGCAGGGACACGAccagaaaacacagagtgggTTTAACAAAAAAGATTCTAATGTCTGACTTCTGTCCTTCAAAGCTGCACTACTGCTTCGTGTCAGCAATTCCCCAGAGATAAGTCTCTAAGATGCTGCTGTCTCTGGGAACATCTGCTCACTTTGTGACTATAGAAACACAcgtgtttttaaatcaagacGTCCCCTCACACAGATTTAACCTTCAACCTCAGCAGGGCTGAATCTCACCTGCTATCCGTCCTATGGGCATCTGCGGCTCCTCTGGAGGAGACACAGGCATGATGACGTGGTTCCTGTAGAgtgcctcctcctgctgcagcaggtgctgctgctgatgcgCCAGGGGTATCGCATGGTGGTGGCCGTGAATTTTACTTTCACGCCCGTTCTCGTGTGTCGTCTGGGACAGGGGTCCGCCTCGGCTGTGCCTGAAGTCCATGCCGGCAGCCCCGCCACTCCTGCTCGGGGTGAGGAGCAGAGGGTTCATGATGGTGCTAGGCATGAGCTGGATGACGCGAGGAGGGCCCGCCTCCTGGCCCCCAGGGCTGCCTGGGCACGGGGGTTCTCGCGGTGTCGTGCAGCGGCCGTTCGGTGCGGCTGGGGACACAGACAAGGGGTACATTTCCTCGTGCAGGTGGTGGTTGCTGTCTGGCAGCTCTGAGAAGGTTTGGAGGGAGTCATCGTTGGCGGGGCGAGGGTGATTGGGCCCCAGAGGGGATCGACGCTGGGTTGGGTGGTGAGGGGAGCGGGAGCGGTGCCGCAGCTCGATGGTTGGTGGATGCTGGGGGAGTGGCTCTGTACCACGCGGCCCTCGTCGTACCGTTTCTGAGGATACAAAAGCAACAACGTGCATAAATATCTACAGTCGAGTTACACTTTACAAATAATCAgattttcttacattttgtcTTATCTGTGGCTTGTGGGAAGTAAAAACATTTAGGAAACGGATTTCTGACCAGGGCGGGTAAtgaaaacagctgtgtgttctgggtacattacatttcatttcattacatgGTTTGGGAGTGGAACTAGTTCCTGTCTCTGCCATACAGGTTTGgcaacagtaaaaacatactGGATATCAAGGTGAGGTTGGCAGCCACTGAGCAGAAAATCATTGTAGGAACTCAGAAAGAAACATTACGAGACTTTGACGCCTCAAAAACCCCAAATACAAAATCCGTATGTCAAGTTTTAAAAGAGTAGAACTAATCTGAGATACTGGCTTGTATTAAAATCTGGGACATCCTGgttgtgtttttccactgaTTGTACATATTTGACAAGTTGTATGAAGTCTTTTTCTACTCTTCAGTGTTTAAAGTGCAAATAAAATCGCCAATCTTGCCAGACAGTTTGAGTAATAGAGAATGAAAATTAAGTGATATTGTTTTAGAGGTGTTTAACTTCCTGGTTCCCTGGTATACTCGCTTCACACATATGAACACTAGGTGTCACTATCATCCTACAGTTAAGCCTGGTAACATTATGTTTGGTAAAAGTTCTCTGGTTTGTCTTGGCAGCAGCTTGAattctgctctgctgcattCTTTCAAAAGccatcaacaaaaacacagtgacCTCAAAACAAGGTGGATAGGAGTCATAAATACCAGAGAGCCAATCACTTCTGTGTGTGGTGTCCTGTGCCGCAGCCTGTTTAAATAACATTTCCTTGTGGAACAGGTTGTACTGTCAACAGCAAATTCTGCAGAATTACTGCTCCATCCAATCCCATTACATTTCCTCAAATCAGAGCCAAAAGCACAATCTCAGGTAACAATCTTACTTCCTCGattacagcaaacacagacactaagaagtgaagaaaaacTTTTCAGCACTATGCACACAAATGATAAATTATCTTCCTATATTGACcatattgttaaaatattttaGCATTTCCTGTAgagttttgttttcaaatgtttgtttaccaCTTTTGAAaaagttcatattttattgtatttttaccaCAGGTTTCCATTAAGTGGTTCAAATCCCTGTGGACATTTGTACAAAACGTTAAGGTGAACTGTATGTTTCCCTCAACTCTCCATCCACAGGTTATTTCCCACagtaataacattttatattctgTGCACGTACGTTGAACCTTCTTATTTTCTACTTCGGACAAACAACGTCACTAAATTTGAAAGCGCCACAATCAAAAATATTTGCTATTAGTGGCTCAAGTCAGCCTGTGTTTAGGGAGCTAATATTAGACAACTCGACAACATTGTAGTTGACTCGACTCAGTTGACAATGGATTTTTTTAATCGTTGTTTTCCACAGGTAGCTGGAAAATGACTCATTCAGTGTGAACCACACCTCAGGTGTCACTGAGGTGTGGTTCACAACTTGACATGACTGTAGACGTGTTGTTGACAATTTACCTGCTACTTAACTAAGCTACTTAgtatgtaatttaatttaaaatctcaaaatattttataatttgatATGTCAATTGATTGAATATGGATTACATGATTTGTTCATTTACATTAACTGATTTATGAGCTAAAACATTCTCTTTATTTGAAATTTCACTTTCTacattgtttctgtttctgctacATTCAGTTGATAAAGTCTTACAGATGCTGAGTGTTGAGTTGGTCatgatgttataaaaaaaaaatctggcgTGGAATTTAAATTATCAACAAAAATATTGATTCTAATGCAGATTATGTTTGAGGATTTACAAAATGATTGGACTGACCTTCGAGCTTCACGTGCTGCACAGGGCTTTCAGGCAGCGAGTGGAAGGAGTTCCCAGGGAAGTAGGCAGAGGGGTAAAACACGTGGGGCTTCCTCTGCTTCAggatgtgctgcagcagctcatacAGGACGTCCCCTGCAGAGAtgaaaaggtcagaggttaCCGTACGTCTCCCAGTAGCATTTTTACGCCTGCAAAAAGAGGGGAAATTAGTGGTGGTGTCAACCACAGAATCAGGTTCTcccttcttgttcttcttctctttgctttccagGCATCGCAGAGCTTGAGCAATAATGGAAGAGTCACTGAGGATGTAGACACCACATCAGACAGTCTCAGGGGAGTGTGGAATGGCAAATCAGGCttgtaaatagaaaaacatttcctcGATATTAAACCCTGACAACCCCAATGATTATAAGTTTCCCTCTGGTGCGGGACTGTACCCAGTGAGTTTGCTCTGACAGAACAAGCATTTAGCCTCCACAGAGCAAATTCATTTATCGAATTAAACTCAAAGAAATTTCTTTCAtagagaggcagcagcaggggaaGGAGAAGATTCCCACAGGACAAAAActgagattttaaaaataacaatatgacaaatcaaaacacacatcagGAGCTGGAGGCAGAAAACACCAACTATCTGTTGACACAAGTAAATGGGCCGTAGCTCTGTACgactgatgttctcctttaagTGGTTATACAGTAGTGGTGACACCCGGCACAAAGCGGAGTAGGAAGCTCACTGAATGattaacagctgtttgttttgcctCCACACCGACAACGACGTCTCAGCTGCCGCCACGACACAACATTTGCATGGTGCACAAATCAGGTGGATGTGGAAGTGATTTTTAACACAGGCGGCCATTGCCTCACCTCCTCTTACAGGCTAACCATAACGAGGAAATGATTCTCATGAAGGAAGCGATGGTGagagtgtgcacacacacacccctttcAGTTCTCGCTTTCTGATCCTGTGGCATAGAGTTGCAGCCGAGGGAAATTTCCTGCTTCCTGGTGCATTAACCTTTGGTTTaaaattttgaaaatgtttgtttaaacttCGAGGTTTGCTTTTTGTCTTAAATCTGCAAAACTACATTAATCATTATGAAGTATGCGTACAAGGAAATTCAAAAGTGTCATGTTAGCTTGCAGCCATAACTCCTACGTAAAGCTTCAGCTTTAAATCTTCCCATTGAACATAATCAAGTCTAAACATGAAGCTGTGATTGGAAGAGAGGTTAAGACAAACATGCTCTATTATTTCACAATATTTGTAGGAGGAAAATATGGCACACAGCAGGGACTGATGGGAACTTTACCTTTACAAATGCccggaggaggaaacagacatcacacgaaaacaaaacatctctcTTCCctaaaagtgacattttcactgatgttAGTAACAACAAAAAGCCAAAGCAACTGCTGATGTTGAAATGTAACCAGTCATTGTAATCACTTGACACCACATGATTAACACATGATTAAGTTTTAGGGAAAAGATATCTAAAAAATCTCAAGATCTCTGGTACCGACTGATGGAGGCCGTAATTTCGAGCAAGTTTCCAGATTTCTTCCCCCAGAATTAATTTTTTTGCCAGAATATGAACATTTTCACATATCTTTGAAAAGGATACAACCATACAGGAGCTGGACAACAGCTGCCAGCTGGTCCACGTCTCTCACTCTCTTAGATTGTGTCATAACACGTTACGTAACACTTGAAGATCTCTTCCATTCTTCACTTCTGAACATGAATACAGATGTACACTACACTGCTCCAGCTGTACAGAGAAACTTTTAGTTACTTCTACAtagaggtataacacataattgactaagtttgtcattctctgctcataaaatcaaataaaaaaacacaaacttcactcacgaacaaaaaccacaaaagaaataataatgtgacattgattgtgataattatcgatataaACTCATTTGAAAATGATGTAATTTTTGgcccatcatccaacaccctACTGGGCAGCCGCCTGCTTCGCTTTACATATCACAATCAAAGTAAAAGAGTGAATCAATCCTGGACCAAAACTGCTGTACACTGAGGTTAGTACAGAGAAATATAGATGGTAACAAATGTAGAAGTAGGGTAATAGAAACTGTAGATTTGCAgcaatgtaaaaatacatttgaattttttGAGAACTTGTAACACCTTCACTtcacatgttcattttattatgtttgtatTCATTTCATCTTTAAGTTGTGTATTTATCCTATTTATGAATTGAAGTGTTTGGGTTATgcatttactttacatttataatcCATATGATTCCTGCACATTTCTGAACCCAACATGACCTGACGTTTCATCACTAcagtttccagtgtgtgtgggggatttCTCCCATGGCTTATCTGTATATTTCACAACGCTGACCACTCATTGCATCCCACTCATAACCCTGAACCACACAACACTGACTTCATCCCTGTGTGGTGAAACATTTCCATGACTCTGCACCAACACACGCAAACTGACACGAAAtcctctttcattttgaaatagaAATCCAAAACTCTGCAAAGGGGAAAGACGgttgcctttttttccctttattttCACGAGCCTGGTTCGTGGTGTTGCCAGGGCGACAG
The sequence above is a segment of the Hippoglossus stenolepis isolate QCI-W04-F060 chromosome 22, HSTE1.2, whole genome shotgun sequence genome. Coding sequences within it:
- the etv6 gene encoding transcription factor ETV6 isoform X2, producing MSESSSAATKERSSFSPSANPLPNSTSSPVHAPAARPASRMEDEPARLPAHLRLQPVFWSREDVAQWLRWAEKEFALRPITSGSFQMNGKALLLLTKDDFRYRSPHSGDVLYELLQHILKQRKPHVFYPSAYFPGNSFHSLPESPVQHVKLEETVRRGPRGTEPLPQHPPTIELRHRSRSPHHPTQRRSPLGPNHPRPANDDSLQTFSELPDSNHHLHEEMYPLSVSPAAPNGRCTTPREPPCPGSPGGQEAGPPRVIQLMPSTIMNPLLLTPSRSGGAAGMDFRHSRGGPLSQTTHENGRESKIHGHHHAIPLAHQQQHLLQQEEALYRNHVIMPVSPPEEPQMPIGRIADCRLLWDYVYQLLSDSRYENYIRWEDPESKVFRIMDPNGLARLWGNHKNRTNMTYEKMSRALRHYYKLNIIRKEPGQRLLFRFMKTPDEIMNGQTDRLEHLESDTDEQIYIKEEC
- the etv6 gene encoding transcription factor ETV6 isoform X1 — its product is MSESSSAATKQERSSFSPSANPLPNSTSSPVHAPAARPASRMEDEPARLPAHLRLQPVFWSREDVAQWLRWAEKEFALRPITSGSFQMNGKALLLLTKDDFRYRSPHSGDVLYELLQHILKQRKPHVFYPSAYFPGNSFHSLPESPVQHVKLEETVRRGPRGTEPLPQHPPTIELRHRSRSPHHPTQRRSPLGPNHPRPANDDSLQTFSELPDSNHHLHEEMYPLSVSPAAPNGRCTTPREPPCPGSPGGQEAGPPRVIQLMPSTIMNPLLLTPSRSGGAAGMDFRHSRGGPLSQTTHENGRESKIHGHHHAIPLAHQQQHLLQQEEALYRNHVIMPVSPPEEPQMPIGRIADCRLLWDYVYQLLSDSRYENYIRWEDPESKVFRIMDPNGLARLWGNHKNRTNMTYEKMSRALRHYYKLNIIRKEPGQRLLFRFMKTPDEIMNGQTDRLEHLESDTDEQIYIKEEC
- the etv6 gene encoding transcription factor ETV6 isoform X4, with translation MLWVHGEERSSFSPSANPLPNSTSSPVHAPAARPASRMEDEPARLPAHLRLQPVFWSREDVAQWLRWAEKEFALRPITSGSFQMNGKALLLLTKDDFRYRSPHSGDVLYELLQHILKQRKPHVFYPSAYFPGNSFHSLPESPVQHVKLEETVRRGPRGTEPLPQHPPTIELRHRSRSPHHPTQRRSPLGPNHPRPANDDSLQTFSELPDSNHHLHEEMYPLSVSPAAPNGRCTTPREPPCPGSPGGQEAGPPRVIQLMPSTIMNPLLLTPSRSGGAAGMDFRHSRGGPLSQTTHENGRESKIHGHHHAIPLAHQQQHLLQQEEALYRNHVIMPVSPPEEPQMPIGRIADCRLLWDYVYQLLSDSRYENYIRWEDPESKVFRIMDPNGLARLWGNHKNRTNMTYEKMSRALRHYYKLNIIRKEPGQRLLFRFMKTPDEIMNGQTDRLEHLESDTDEQIYIKEEC
- the etv6 gene encoding transcription factor ETV6 isoform X3, with amino-acid sequence MLWVHGEQERSSFSPSANPLPNSTSSPVHAPAARPASRMEDEPARLPAHLRLQPVFWSREDVAQWLRWAEKEFALRPITSGSFQMNGKALLLLTKDDFRYRSPHSGDVLYELLQHILKQRKPHVFYPSAYFPGNSFHSLPESPVQHVKLEETVRRGPRGTEPLPQHPPTIELRHRSRSPHHPTQRRSPLGPNHPRPANDDSLQTFSELPDSNHHLHEEMYPLSVSPAAPNGRCTTPREPPCPGSPGGQEAGPPRVIQLMPSTIMNPLLLTPSRSGGAAGMDFRHSRGGPLSQTTHENGRESKIHGHHHAIPLAHQQQHLLQQEEALYRNHVIMPVSPPEEPQMPIGRIADCRLLWDYVYQLLSDSRYENYIRWEDPESKVFRIMDPNGLARLWGNHKNRTNMTYEKMSRALRHYYKLNIIRKEPGQRLLFRFMKTPDEIMNGQTDRLEHLESDTDEQIYIKEEC